A single Streptomyces sp. Edi2 DNA region contains:
- a CDS encoding penicillin-binding protein 2 yields MTEPRDPRRVPRPAQRGGQAGGRGGQAGGRGGRPPAGRPAPRPGPRPPARRPARPRSGSPVLRLGSPRPRLRLVSLALTLVMLVFVVRLFQVQAVDAGAFAAKANENRYVPVKLAAERGAITDRNGVDLATTVDAYDITADPSLLAPAKTKIHDAPQRAAALLAPILGEDKAALAAKLDQPKARYVLLARQRSPQVWKRIRDLRAGLDAKAAAAPKSAPRPDVLVGIFADKHSKRLYPNKDLASGVLGFVNGAGKGGGGLEALLNKQLAGKDGKLVYAQSGGRRVPTADTQEHPAVPGSDVELTLDRDIQWAAQQAITEQVAKSNADRGYVVVQDTRTGEILALANAPGFDPNEVSKADPEALGNAALSDAFEPGSTSKLMSMAAVLEEGVATSATRVTVPNRLHRGDRLFADDVDHATWHLTLNGVLAKSSNIGTILAAGQLGRTQPQANQVLYSYLRKFGIGKPTGLGFPGETDGILAKPQDWNTSQQFTIPFGQGLSLNAVQAASVYSTIANGGERIAPTLVRGSTGPDGHYAPAPKPGRNRVVSPKTARTLATMLESVVDDEEGTGAKAKIDGYRVGGKTGTSNRVDPKTGRYHGYTASFAGFAPADKPRITVYCAVQNPTSGSYFGGQVCGPIYQQVMAFALKTLQVPPTGAGPPRLPVTFTPGQ; encoded by the coding sequence ATGACCGAGCCCAGGGACCCCCGCCGGGTGCCCCGCCCCGCCCAGCGCGGCGGCCAGGCGGGCGGTCGCGGCGGCCAGGCCGGTGGCCGCGGCGGCCGCCCGCCCGCCGGACGCCCCGCGCCCCGGCCGGGCCCGAGGCCCCCTGCCCGCCGCCCCGCACGCCCCCGCTCCGGGTCCCCGGTGCTCCGCCTGGGCAGCCCGCGCCCCCGGCTGCGGCTGGTCTCCCTCGCACTGACCCTGGTCATGCTGGTCTTCGTCGTACGCCTCTTCCAGGTGCAGGCCGTGGACGCCGGGGCGTTCGCCGCCAAGGCCAACGAGAACCGCTACGTACCGGTCAAGCTGGCCGCCGAGCGCGGTGCGATCACCGACCGCAACGGCGTGGACCTCGCCACCACCGTCGACGCGTACGACATCACCGCCGACCCGAGCCTGCTGGCGCCCGCCAAGACCAAGATCCACGACGCTCCGCAGCGGGCCGCCGCGCTGCTCGCGCCGATCCTCGGCGAGGACAAGGCCGCCCTGGCCGCCAAGCTCGACCAGCCCAAGGCGCGCTACGTCCTGCTCGCCCGGCAGCGCTCCCCGCAGGTCTGGAAGCGGATCAGGGACCTGCGCGCCGGCCTCGACGCCAAGGCGGCCGCCGCCCCCAAGAGCGCACCCCGCCCCGACGTCCTGGTCGGGATCTTCGCCGACAAGCACAGCAAGCGCCTCTACCCGAACAAGGACCTCGCCTCCGGCGTCCTCGGCTTCGTCAACGGGGCAGGCAAGGGCGGTGGCGGCCTGGAGGCGCTGCTGAACAAGCAGCTGGCGGGCAAGGACGGCAAGCTCGTCTACGCCCAGTCCGGCGGCCGCCGGGTGCCCACCGCCGACACCCAGGAACACCCCGCCGTCCCCGGCAGCGACGTCGAGCTCACCCTCGACCGCGACATCCAGTGGGCCGCCCAGCAGGCCATCACCGAGCAGGTCGCCAAGTCGAACGCCGACCGCGGCTACGTCGTCGTTCAGGACACCCGCACCGGAGAGATCCTGGCGCTCGCCAACGCCCCCGGGTTCGACCCCAACGAGGTCTCGAAGGCCGATCCGGAGGCGCTGGGCAATGCCGCGCTCTCCGACGCCTTCGAGCCGGGGTCCACCAGCAAGCTGATGTCGATGGCCGCCGTCCTGGAGGAGGGCGTCGCCACGTCCGCCACCCGCGTCACCGTGCCCAACCGGCTGCACCGCGGCGACCGGCTGTTCGCGGACGACGTCGACCACGCCACCTGGCATCTGACGCTCAACGGCGTGCTCGCCAAGTCCAGCAACATCGGCACGATCCTCGCCGCAGGCCAGCTCGGCCGGACCCAGCCCCAGGCCAACCAGGTCCTCTACTCGTACCTGCGGAAGTTCGGTATCGGGAAGCCGACCGGGCTCGGCTTCCCCGGGGAGACCGACGGCATCCTGGCCAAGCCGCAGGACTGGAACACCTCGCAGCAGTTCACCATCCCGTTCGGCCAGGGACTGTCCCTCAACGCCGTACAGGCCGCCTCCGTCTACTCCACGATCGCCAACGGCGGCGAGCGCATCGCCCCCACCCTGGTCCGCGGCAGCACCGGACCCGACGGCCACTACGCACCGGCGCCCAAGCCCGGCAGGAACCGCGTGGTCAGCCCGAAGACCGCGCGCACCCTCGCCACCATGCTCGAATCGGTGGTCGACGACGAGGAGGGCACCGGAGCCAAGGCGAAGATCGACGGCTACCGCGTCGGCGGCAAAACCGGAACGTCCAACCGGGTGGACCCCAAAACCGGCCGCTACCACGGCTACACCGCCTCCTTCGCCGGCTTCGCACCCGCCGACAAGCCCCGCATCACGGTCTACTGCGCCGTGCAGAACCCCACCTCGGGCAGCTATTTCGGCGGCCAGGTCTGTGGCCCGATCTACCAGCAGGTCATGGCCTTCGCGCTGAAAACCCTCCAGGTCCCGCCGACCGGCGCGGGGCCCCCGCGGCTGCCGGTCACCTTCACGCCAGGCCAATGA
- the murD gene encoding UDP-N-acetylmuramoyl-L-alanine--D-glutamate ligase, which produces MTMQSPADFAGRRITVAGLGVSGVPAARALAGLGARVTVVNSSDGERERAQAAELEKLGATVRLGDGDTLPEGTELVVTTPGWKPASPLFAAAEKAGVEVWGDVELAWRLRGPDSAPWLAVTGTNGKTTTVRMLASILEAAGLRTAAVGNIGVPLVDVVLGEGQPDGASYDVLAVELSSYQLHWAPSVRAHSAAVLNLAPDHLDWHGSMAAYAADKGRIYEGNTVACVYNAADPATEELVRAADVEEDCRAIGFTLGTPGPSQLGVVEGILVDRAFVENRQQQAQELAEVSDVTPAAPHNIANALAAAALARAFGVAPAAVRDGLRAFHPDAHRIQHVADFDGVGYVDDSKATNTHAAEASLAAYEHIVWIAGGLAKGATFDELVRKSAARLRGAVLIGADRALIREALARHAPDVPVVDLDRTDTGAMSEAVREASRLAEPGDTVLLAPACASMDMFVNYNKRGEAFADAVGELTARDH; this is translated from the coding sequence GTGACCATGCAGAGCCCGGCGGACTTCGCGGGCCGGCGCATCACCGTTGCCGGCCTGGGCGTGAGCGGCGTTCCCGCCGCCCGCGCCCTGGCCGGCCTCGGCGCCCGCGTCACCGTCGTCAACAGCAGCGACGGTGAGCGCGAGCGTGCGCAGGCCGCCGAGCTGGAGAAGCTGGGGGCCACCGTCCGCCTGGGCGACGGCGACACCCTCCCCGAGGGCACGGAACTGGTCGTCACCACCCCCGGGTGGAAGCCGGCCAGTCCGCTCTTCGCCGCGGCCGAGAAGGCGGGCGTCGAGGTGTGGGGCGATGTCGAACTGGCCTGGCGGCTGCGCGGACCCGACTCCGCCCCCTGGCTGGCGGTCACCGGCACCAACGGCAAGACCACCACCGTCCGGATGCTGGCCTCGATCCTGGAGGCGGCGGGGCTGCGCACCGCCGCCGTCGGCAACATCGGCGTCCCGCTCGTCGACGTGGTGCTCGGCGAGGGGCAGCCGGACGGCGCGTCGTACGACGTCCTCGCCGTCGAGCTCTCCAGCTACCAGCTGCACTGGGCGCCCTCCGTACGGGCACACTCCGCGGCCGTCCTCAACCTCGCCCCCGACCACCTGGACTGGCACGGTTCCATGGCGGCCTACGCCGCCGACAAGGGCCGTATCTACGAAGGCAACACCGTCGCCTGTGTCTACAACGCCGCCGACCCGGCGACCGAGGAACTGGTCCGGGCGGCCGACGTCGAGGAGGACTGCCGCGCCATCGGCTTCACCCTCGGCACCCCCGGCCCCTCCCAACTGGGCGTCGTCGAGGGCATCCTCGTCGACCGTGCCTTCGTGGAGAACCGGCAGCAGCAGGCCCAGGAGCTCGCGGAGGTCTCGGACGTCACGCCCGCGGCCCCGCACAACATCGCCAACGCCCTCGCGGCCGCGGCGCTGGCCCGTGCCTTCGGGGTGGCCCCCGCCGCCGTACGCGACGGGCTGCGTGCCTTCCACCCGGACGCCCACCGCATCCAGCACGTCGCGGACTTCGACGGCGTCGGCTACGTGGACGACTCCAAGGCCACCAACACCCACGCCGCCGAGGCGTCGTTGGCGGCGTACGAGCACATCGTGTGGATCGCCGGCGGCCTCGCCAAGGGCGCGACCTTCGACGAGCTGGTGCGGAAGTCGGCGGCCCGGCTGCGCGGTGCGGTGCTGATCGGTGCCGATCGGGCGCTGATCCGCGAAGCCCTGGCGCGACACGCCCCCGATGTCCCGGTGGTCGACCTCGACCGGACCGACACTGGGGCGATGTCCGAGGCGGTCAGGGAAGCGAGCCGCCTGGCCGAGCCCGGCGACACCGTCCTGCTGGCCCCGGCCTGTGCCTCGATGGACATGTTCGTCAATTACAACAAGCGGGGCGAGGCCTTCGCCGACGCGGTCGGCGAGCTGACCGCACGGGATCACTAA
- the murF gene encoding UDP-N-acetylmuramoyl-tripeptide--D-alanyl-D-alanine ligase yields the protein MISLSLAEIASIVGGRQHDIPDDGRRVTGPVVADSRAVGPGALFVAFAGDRADGHDFAAGAVEAGAVAVLAARPVGVPAIVVDDVVAALGALARAVVERLGTTVVGLTGSAGKTSTKDLIAQLLQRTGPTVWPEGNLNNEIGLPLTALRADETTRHLVLEMGARGVGHIRYLAGLTPPRIGVVLNVGSAHIGEFGGREQIALAKGELVEQLPAAEDGGVAVLNADDPYVRAMVPRTKARTILFGEAADAAVRAENVRITDAGQPSFTLHTPSGCSDVTMRLYGEHHVSNALAAAAVAHELGMSVDEIATALSEAGTLSRWRMEVTERADGVTVVNDAYNANPESMRAALRALVAMGTAAKAKGGRTWAVLGEMAELGEESLAEHDAVGRLVVRLNVSKLVAVGGREAAWLDMGAKNEGSWGEESVHVSDARAAVDLLRSELRPGDVVLVKASRSVGLERVAAALLDDAGLEGAAGAEGGAASR from the coding sequence GTGATCTCCCTGTCGCTCGCCGAGATCGCGAGCATCGTCGGCGGCCGGCAGCACGACATACCGGACGACGGCCGCCGGGTGACCGGGCCGGTCGTGGCGGACTCCCGTGCGGTAGGCCCCGGCGCCCTCTTCGTGGCCTTCGCCGGTGACCGTGCCGACGGCCACGACTTCGCGGCGGGTGCCGTCGAGGCCGGCGCGGTGGCCGTCCTGGCCGCCCGCCCCGTCGGCGTCCCCGCGATCGTCGTCGACGACGTCGTCGCCGCCCTCGGCGCGCTCGCCCGCGCCGTCGTCGAGCGGCTGGGCACCACCGTCGTCGGGCTGACCGGCTCGGCCGGCAAGACCAGCACCAAGGACCTGATCGCCCAGCTGCTGCAGCGCACCGGCCCGACGGTCTGGCCGGAGGGCAACCTCAACAACGAGATCGGGCTGCCGCTGACCGCGCTGCGCGCCGATGAGACCACCCGCCACCTCGTCCTGGAGATGGGCGCCCGCGGCGTCGGCCACATCCGCTACCTCGCCGGGCTGACCCCGCCGAGGATCGGTGTGGTGCTCAACGTCGGCAGCGCGCACATCGGCGAGTTCGGCGGCCGGGAGCAGATCGCCCTGGCCAAGGGCGAACTCGTCGAGCAGCTGCCGGCGGCCGAGGACGGCGGGGTCGCGGTGCTCAACGCCGACGACCCGTATGTGCGCGCCATGGTCCCCCGCACAAAGGCCCGCACCATCCTGTTCGGTGAGGCCGCGGACGCCGCCGTACGTGCCGAGAATGTCCGGATCACGGATGCCGGTCAGCCCTCCTTCACGCTTCACACACCCTCCGGGTGCAGTGATGTGACCATGCGGCTGTACGGTGAGCACCACGTGTCGAACGCGCTCGCCGCGGCCGCCGTCGCCCATGAGTTGGGCATGTCCGTGGACGAGATCGCCACCGCGCTCTCCGAAGCCGGCACGCTCTCCCGCTGGCGTATGGAGGTCACCGAGCGCGCGGACGGCGTGACGGTCGTCAACGACGCCTACAACGCGAACCCCGAGTCCATGCGAGCGGCGCTGCGAGCGCTGGTCGCGATGGGCACAGCCGCCAAGGCGAAGGGCGGGCGTACGTGGGCGGTGCTCGGTGAGATGGCCGAGCTCGGCGAGGAGTCGCTCGCCGAACACGACGCGGTCGGACGGCTGGTCGTCCGGCTCAACGTCAGCAAGCTCGTGGCAGTCGGCGGCAGGGAAGCGGCCTGGCTCGACATGGGCGCCAAGAACGAGGGTTCGTGGGGTGAGGAGTCGGTGCACGTGTCCGACGCGCGGGCGGCGGTCGACCTGTTGCGCAGCGAGCTGCGACCGGGAGACGTCGTGCTGGTGAAGGCGTCCAGGTCGGTGGGGCTGGAGCGGGTGGCCGCAGCATTGCTGGACGACGCAGGCCTCGAGGGCGCTGCGGGCGCCGAGGGCGGAGCCGCGTCCCGATGA
- a CDS encoding UDP-N-acetylmuramoyl-L-alanyl-D-glutamate--2,6-diaminopimelate ligase: MPGTLTAVSHADQSPKAQHAEKGGSGTYPGAPRPETVRPTPLADLAEQLGCPAPDPGHPGAGTGSTGAADAAQPVMVTGITHDSRAVRPGDVYAALPGARLHGADFVAQAADLGAAAILTDPTGAERAAATGLPALVVENPRARMGSLAVSIYGAPGEDLLQIGITGTSGKTTTAYLIEGGLRAAAAKHADGGLTGLIGTVETRIGDERIKSERTTPEATDLQALFAVMRERGVRAVAMEVSSHALVLGRVDGCVFDVAIFNNLSPEHMEFHSGMEDYFQAKAQLFTKARSRAGVVNLDDEYGKRLAEGESEVPVTTFSAEGHPDADWRASDVEVGALGSTFTVHGPGGRTLRAASPIAGPFNVANALAAIVSLVVAGIDPQTAADGVAAVPGVPGRLERIDAGQPYLAVVDYAHKTDAVESVLRALRKVTDGKLHAVLGCGGDRDPHKRGPMGAAVARLADTAILTSDNPRGEDPLSILATMLAGAAEVPIHERGTVLVEEERATAIAAAVARAESGDTVIVAGKGHEQGQDIAGVVRPFDDRRVLRDAIEDSLKSQQSQQSPPPNHQG; encoded by the coding sequence GTGCCCGGTACGCTCACCGCCGTGTCACACGCTGATCAGTCCCCGAAAGCCCAGCACGCCGAGAAGGGCGGGTCCGGTACGTATCCGGGCGCGCCGCGCCCTGAAACGGTCCGCCCCACCCCCCTGGCGGACCTGGCCGAGCAGCTGGGATGCCCCGCCCCGGATCCCGGCCATCCCGGTGCAGGCACCGGCTCCACCGGAGCGGCTGACGCCGCGCAGCCAGTGATGGTCACCGGCATCACCCATGACTCCCGGGCGGTCCGCCCCGGCGACGTCTATGCCGCGCTGCCCGGCGCCCGTCTGCACGGCGCCGACTTCGTCGCCCAGGCCGCCGACCTCGGCGCCGCGGCGATCCTGACCGACCCGACGGGCGCCGAGCGCGCCGCGGCGACCGGCCTGCCGGCCCTCGTCGTCGAGAACCCGCGCGCCCGGATGGGCTCCCTGGCCGTCTCGATCTACGGAGCGCCGGGCGAGGACCTCCTCCAGATCGGCATCACCGGCACCTCCGGCAAGACCACCACCGCCTACCTCATCGAGGGCGGGCTGCGGGCGGCTGCCGCGAAGCACGCCGACGGGGGACTCACCGGCCTGATCGGCACCGTCGAGACCCGTATCGGCGACGAGCGGATCAAGTCCGAGCGCACCACCCCCGAGGCCACCGACCTGCAGGCGCTGTTCGCCGTGATGCGCGAGCGCGGCGTCCGCGCGGTCGCCATGGAGGTCTCCAGCCACGCCCTGGTCCTCGGCCGGGTCGACGGCTGCGTCTTCGACGTCGCGATCTTCAACAACCTCAGCCCGGAGCACATGGAGTTCCACTCCGGGATGGAGGACTACTTCCAGGCCAAGGCCCAGCTCTTCACCAAGGCCCGCAGCCGGGCCGGCGTCGTCAACCTCGACGACGAGTACGGCAAGCGGCTGGCCGAGGGCGAGTCCGAGGTACCGGTCACCACCTTCTCCGCCGAGGGCCACCCGGACGCCGACTGGCGGGCCTCGGACGTCGAGGTCGGCGCGCTCGGCTCGACCTTCACCGTGCACGGCCCGGGCGGCCGGACCCTGCGTGCCGCGTCCCCGATCGCCGGCCCGTTCAACGTCGCCAACGCGCTCGCCGCGATCGTCTCGCTGGTCGTCGCCGGCATCGACCCGCAGACCGCGGCCGACGGTGTCGCCGCGGTGCCCGGCGTCCCCGGCCGCCTGGAGCGCATCGACGCCGGCCAGCCGTACCTGGCGGTCGTCGACTACGCCCACAAGACCGACGCCGTCGAATCGGTTCTGCGCGCGCTGCGCAAGGTCACCGACGGCAAGCTGCACGCCGTCCTCGGCTGCGGCGGCGACCGTGACCCGCACAAGCGCGGCCCGATGGGTGCCGCGGTGGCCCGGCTCGCCGACACGGCCATCCTGACCTCCGACAACCCGCGCGGCGAGGACCCGCTCTCGATCCTCGCCACCATGCTCGCGGGCGCCGCGGAGGTCCCCATCCACGAACGCGGCACGGTGCTGGTCGAGGAAGAGCGGGCCACCGCCATCGCCGCCGCCGTCGCCCGCGCCGAGTCCGGCGACACCGTGATCGTCGCGGGCAAGGGCCACGAGCAGGGCCAGGACATCGCCGGAGTGGTACGCCCCTTCGACGACCGCCGGGTGCTGCGCGATGCCATCGAGGATTCGCTGAAGTCACAGCAGTCGCAGCAGTCACCGCCCCCGAACCACCAGGGATGA
- the ftsW gene encoding putative lipid II flippase FtsW, translating to MTARSAKPAPSRPRRPSAVRTPRPGRTPGGPRGLRTRLQRAWDRPLTAYYLILGGSLLITVLGLVMVYSASQIKALQSGLAPTYFFRKQLLAAVLGGGLLLAASRMTVRLHRTLAYPLLAVSVFLMCLVQIPGIGVAVNGNQNWINLGGPFQMQPSEFGKLALVLWGADLLARKQDKRLLVQWKHLLVPLIPVAFLLLGLIMLGGDMGTAIILTAILFGLLWLAGAPTRLFVGVLGSAALIGALLIKTSANRMSRLACIGATDPGPGDQCWQAVHGIYALASGGFFGSGLGASMEKWGELPEPHTDFIFAITGEELGLAGTLSVLALFAALGYAGIRVAGRTEDPFVRYAAGGVTTWITAQAVINIGAVLGLLPIAGVPLPLFSYGGSALLPTMFAIGLLIAFARDEPAARAALSARSARKPGSGRKPAGVRWKTMRRRVKKRPSGER from the coding sequence ATGACGGCCCGATCGGCGAAGCCGGCCCCGTCGCGTCCGCGCCGGCCCTCCGCGGTGCGCACGCCGCGCCCCGGCCGCACACCGGGCGGCCCCCGGGGGCTCCGCACCCGCCTCCAACGGGCCTGGGACCGCCCGCTGACCGCCTACTACCTGATCCTCGGCGGCAGCCTGCTGATCACCGTCCTGGGGCTGGTGATGGTCTACTCGGCGTCCCAGATCAAGGCGCTGCAGTCCGGCCTGGCCCCGACGTACTTCTTCCGCAAGCAGCTGCTGGCCGCCGTCCTCGGCGGCGGGCTGCTGCTGGCCGCCTCCCGGATGACGGTACGGCTGCACCGCACGCTGGCCTATCCGCTGCTCGCCGTCTCCGTGTTCCTGATGTGCCTGGTGCAGATCCCCGGCATAGGGGTCGCGGTCAACGGCAACCAGAACTGGATCAACCTCGGCGGCCCTTTCCAGATGCAACCGAGCGAGTTCGGCAAGCTCGCGCTGGTCCTGTGGGGCGCCGACCTGCTGGCCCGCAAACAGGACAAGCGGCTGCTGGTGCAGTGGAAGCATCTGCTGGTGCCGCTGATCCCGGTGGCGTTCCTGCTGCTCGGTCTGATCATGCTCGGCGGCGACATGGGCACCGCGATCATTCTCACGGCGATCCTCTTCGGGCTGCTGTGGCTGGCCGGTGCGCCGACCCGGCTGTTCGTGGGGGTGCTGGGCAGTGCCGCGCTGATCGGGGCGCTGCTGATCAAGACCAGCGCCAACCGGATGTCCCGGCTGGCCTGCATCGGCGCGACCGATCCGGGCCCCGGCGATCAGTGCTGGCAGGCCGTGCACGGCATCTACGCACTGGCCTCCGGCGGATTCTTCGGTTCGGGCCTCGGCGCCAGTATGGAAAAATGGGGAGAACTCCCCGAACCGCACACCGACTTCATCTTCGCCATCACCGGGGAGGAACTGGGTCTGGCGGGGACGCTGTCGGTGCTCGCCCTCTTCGCGGCTCTAGGCTATGCGGGTATCCGCGTGGCCGGACGCACGGAGGACCCCTTCGTACGGTACGCCGCGGGAGGCGTGACCACCTGGATCACGGCCCAGGCCGTGATCAACATCGGTGCGGTGCTCGGCCTGTTGCCGATCGCCGGTGTCCCGCTCCCGCTGTTCTCCTACGGAGGCTCCGCCCTGCTGCCGACGATGTTCGCCATCGGGCTGCTGATCGCCTTCGCGCGTGACGAGCCCGCTGCACGGGCGGCGTTGTCGGCACGGTCGGCGCGGAAGCCGGGTTCCGGAAGGAAACCGGCTGGGGTGAGATGGAAGACGATGAGACGGCGCGTCAAGAAGCGGCCGTCCGGAGAGCGGTGA
- the mraY gene encoding phospho-N-acetylmuramoyl-pentapeptide-transferase — MKQILFSGMIGLFLTLIGTPVLIKLLAKKGYGQFIRDDGPRDHHSKRGTPTMGGIAFILATIIAYVLTKVITSSDPTFSGVLVLFLMAGMGLVGFLDDYIKIVKQRSLGLRAKAKMAGQLIVGIAFAVLSLQFADLRGQTPASDRLSFTQDFGWQIGPVIFVIWALFMILAMSNGVNLTDGLDGLATGASVMVFGAYTFIGIWQHQESCANQITAGPGCYEVRDPLDLAVVASALMGACFGFLWWNTSPAKIFMGDTGSLALGGALAGLAICSRTELLLAILGGLFVLITMSVVIQVGSFRLTGKRVFRMAPLQHHFELKGWSEVLVVVRFWIIQGMCVIVGLGIFYGGWQAAK, encoded by the coding sequence ATGAAGCAGATCCTCTTCTCCGGAATGATCGGGCTCTTCCTGACCCTGATCGGCACTCCGGTGCTGATCAAGCTGCTGGCCAAAAAGGGATACGGGCAGTTCATCCGCGATGACGGCCCGCGTGATCACCACAGCAAGCGCGGTACGCCCACCATGGGTGGTATCGCCTTCATCCTGGCCACGATCATCGCCTATGTGCTGACCAAGGTCATCACGAGCAGCGACCCCACCTTCTCCGGTGTGCTGGTGCTGTTCCTGATGGCGGGCATGGGCCTGGTCGGCTTCCTCGACGACTACATCAAGATCGTCAAGCAGCGTTCGCTGGGCCTGCGGGCCAAGGCCAAGATGGCCGGCCAGCTGATCGTCGGTATCGCCTTCGCGGTGCTGTCGCTCCAGTTCGCCGACCTGCGCGGACAGACCCCGGCCTCCGACCGGCTCTCCTTCACCCAGGACTTCGGCTGGCAGATCGGCCCGGTGATCTTCGTGATCTGGGCCCTGTTCATGATCCTGGCGATGTCCAACGGCGTGAACCTCACCGACGGCCTCGACGGCCTCGCCACCGGCGCCTCGGTGATGGTCTTCGGCGCGTACACGTTCATCGGCATCTGGCAGCACCAGGAGTCGTGCGCCAACCAGATCACCGCGGGACCGGGCTGTTACGAGGTCCGCGATCCACTCGACCTCGCGGTCGTCGCCTCCGCCCTGATGGGCGCCTGCTTCGGCTTCCTGTGGTGGAACACCTCGCCTGCCAAGATCTTCATGGGGGACACCGGTTCGCTGGCCCTGGGCGGCGCGCTGGCCGGTCTGGCCATCTGCTCCCGTACGGAGCTGCTGCTGGCCATCCTCGGTGGTCTCTTCGTCCTGATCACGATGTCCGTGGTGATCCAGGTCGGCTCGTTCCGGCTCACCGGTAAGCGGGTCTTCCGGATGGCGCCACTCCAGCACCACTTCGAACTCAAGGGGTGGTCCGAAGTCCTTGTGGTGGTGCGGTTCTGGATCATCCAGGGCATGTGCGTCATCGTGGGACTCGGCATCTTCTACGGCGGCTGGCAGGCGGCAAAGTGA